The Niastella koreensis GR20-10 genome includes a window with the following:
- a CDS encoding DUF2911 domain-containing protein — MYQTRNLIKLCCLLWTIALAVGCDGPTTSGNNSVTINPNAPVNQPNEKDLQPGLDKSPMDMSYYPVDYSKLKMTGSITEPPVARVIYSRPQKNNRTIFGDLIKYGQVWRLGANEATEIEFFRDVDITGKKVAKGRYVIYCIPQENSWTLVLNTDLYTWGLKIDSTKDVYKFSIPVSKTRFPYELFTMEFEKANKGMQLDMEWDSVKASLPITW; from the coding sequence ATGTACCAAACCAGGAACCTTATAAAACTTTGTTGTTTACTCTGGACCATTGCGCTTGCTGTTGGTTGCGACGGGCCCACTACTTCGGGGAATAATTCCGTAACAATCAATCCCAATGCGCCGGTAAACCAACCAAACGAAAAAGATCTTCAACCGGGGCTGGATAAATCGCCAATGGATATGAGCTATTACCCGGTAGATTACTCCAAATTAAAAATGACCGGTTCCATCACCGAGCCGCCGGTTGCCCGGGTTATTTACAGCAGGCCACAAAAAAATAACCGCACCATCTTTGGCGACCTCATAAAATATGGTCAGGTTTGGCGCCTGGGCGCTAATGAGGCCACTGAAATTGAATTCTTCAGGGATGTAGACATCACCGGCAAAAAGGTGGCAAAAGGCCGCTACGTTATTTACTGCATTCCCCAGGAAAATAGCTGGACGCTGGTGTTGAACACCGACCTGTATACCTGGGGGCTGAAGATCGATTCTACAAAAGACGTATATAAATTTTCCATTCCCGTTTCCAAAACCCGTTTTCCTTACGAGCTGTTTACCATGGAGTTTGAAAAAGCCAACAAGGGTATGCAGCTGGATATGGAATGGGATAGCGTAAAAGCAAGCTTGCCGATTACGTGGTAA
- a CDS encoding ACP phosphodiesterase, whose translation MNYLAHAYLSFNQPAILAGNLFSDFVKGKQVNLYPEEVRKGILLHRAIDFFTDEHAATREAKNIFKSHYRLYSSAFIDVSYDHFLANDSQQFTDSSSLSEFSQQVYSSLDKYVDVSPEPFKKLFPYMKRHDWLYNYRTRQGIERSFEGVVHRAAYLTDSQTAFKLFEENYNKLQQYYIDFFPSLHRFAFDTLQGM comes from the coding sequence TTGAACTATCTGGCACATGCATATTTGTCTTTTAATCAGCCTGCTATCCTGGCAGGAAACCTTTTCAGCGATTTCGTAAAAGGGAAACAGGTAAACCTGTATCCGGAAGAAGTGCGCAAGGGAATTTTATTGCACCGGGCTATCGATTTTTTTACCGATGAGCATGCCGCTACCCGGGAAGCTAAAAACATTTTCAAATCCCATTACCGGCTTTATAGTTCAGCTTTTATTGATGTATCCTACGATCACTTTCTGGCCAACGACAGCCAGCAATTTACTGACAGTTCTTCCCTGTCTGAGTTTTCGCAACAGGTATACAGCTCGCTGGATAAATACGTAGATGTTTCGCCCGAACCATTCAAAAAGCTGTTTCCCTATATGAAACGGCACGACTGGTTATATAACTACCGTACCAGGCAGGGCATAGAGCGGAGTTTTGAGGGGGTGGTTCATCGGGCGGCTTATTTAACCGATAGCCAAACGGCTTTTAAATTATTTGAAGAAAACTACAACAAACTGCAGCAATACTATATTGACTTTTTCCCCTCCCTGCACCGGTTTGCCTTCGATACCCTCCAGGGCATGTAA
- a CDS encoding deoxyhypusine synthase family protein, translating into MSKGPVSQFIQHHYRHFNAAALVDAAKGYETHLLEGGKMMVTLAGAMSTAELGISLAEMIRQDKIHIISCTGANLEEDIMNLVAHDHYKRVPNYRDLTPQQEWELLEQGLNRVTDTCIPEEEAFRRIQHHIVKLWKDADAKGERYLPHEFMYKLLLSKVMEKDYQIDPKHSWMIAAAEKNLPIVVGGWEDSTMGNIFASYIIKGEMKATTMKSGIEYMVYLADWYRKNSGGKGVGFFQIGGGIAGDFPICVVPMMYQDLEWHDVPFWSYFCQISDSTTSYGSYSGAVPNEKITWGKLDINTPKFIVESDATIVAPLIFAYILGW; encoded by the coding sequence ATGAGCAAAGGACCTGTTTCTCAATTTATACAGCATCATTACCGCCATTTTAATGCTGCCGCCCTGGTAGATGCAGCTAAAGGTTATGAAACTCATTTACTGGAAGGTGGTAAAATGATGGTTACACTGGCCGGCGCCATGAGTACTGCCGAGCTGGGTATTTCTCTGGCTGAAATGATCCGCCAGGATAAAATACACATCATCAGCTGTACAGGCGCTAACCTGGAAGAAGACATAATGAACCTGGTAGCTCATGATCACTACAAACGTGTTCCCAATTACCGCGATCTTACTCCCCAGCAGGAATGGGAATTACTGGAGCAGGGTTTGAACCGGGTTACCGATACCTGTATCCCCGAAGAAGAAGCTTTCCGTCGTATTCAACATCACATTGTTAAACTGTGGAAAGACGCCGACGCCAAAGGCGAACGCTATCTCCCCCACGAGTTTATGTACAAGCTGTTGCTGAGTAAGGTAATGGAAAAAGACTACCAGATAGACCCCAAACACAGCTGGATGATCGCTGCTGCTGAAAAGAACCTGCCCATCGTAGTGGGAGGCTGGGAAGACAGCACCATGGGTAATATCTTTGCTTCTTACATCATCAAGGGCGAAATGAAAGCAACCACCATGAAAAGTGGGATTGAGTATATGGTTTACCTGGCCGATTGGTACCGGAAGAACAGTGGCGGCAAAGGCGTAGGCTTTTTCCAGATCGGTGGTGGTATTGCCGGTGACTTCCCCATTTGCGTGGTGCCTATGATGTACCAGGACCTGGAATGGCACGATGTACCCTTCTGGAGCTATTTCTGCCAGATCTCCGATTCAACTACCTCTTATGGTTCTTACTCAGGAGCTGTGCCCAATGAGAAAATTACCTGGGGTAAACTGGACATCAACACACCAAAATTTATTGTAGAAAGTGATGCTACTATCGTAGCTCCCCTCATATTTGCCTATATCTTAGGCTGGTAG
- a CDS encoding DUF2911 domain-containing protein, with protein MKQLVVLFLTVSIISTTVEAQFKAPALDKSPMDMSYYPVNFPILKIQNKATEPLMCRVCYSRPQKNGRDVFGDLIEYGKVWRLGANEATEIELYKDVKINNDRLKKGRYTMYAIPFQDKWTLIFNKETDIWGAFQYDEKKDVLRTDVKLEKQTDPIEAFTLVFDKTDSGANMIMAWDNVKATLPITFIK; from the coding sequence ATGAAGCAGTTGGTGGTTTTATTTCTTACAGTTTCCATAATCAGTACAACCGTAGAAGCACAATTTAAAGCGCCAGCCCTGGACAAATCGCCCATGGACATGAGCTATTACCCGGTCAATTTCCCTATTCTGAAGATCCAGAATAAAGCGACAGAACCACTGATGTGCCGCGTGTGTTACAGCAGGCCACAAAAAAATGGCCGGGATGTATTTGGCGATTTGATTGAATATGGCAAAGTATGGCGCCTGGGTGCTAACGAAGCCACTGAAATTGAACTGTATAAAGATGTAAAAATTAATAATGACCGCCTCAAAAAAGGCCGGTACACGATGTATGCCATCCCGTTCCAGGACAAGTGGACCCTGATCTTCAACAAGGAAACTGATATTTGGGGCGCTTTTCAATACGACGAAAAAAAGGATGTGCTGCGCACCGACGTTAAACTGGAAAAACAAACAGATCCAATAGAGGCTTTTACCCTGGTTTTTGATAAAACCGATTCCGGTGCCAATATGATAATGGCCTGGGACAATGTAAAAGCCACCCTGCCGATCACCTTTATAAAATAA
- the asnB gene encoding asparagine synthase (glutamine-hydrolyzing): MCGIAGILTNQSGLLSVQRLVKMTEALAHRGPDGDGHWINDNHTTGFGHRRLSIIDLSPAGAQPMHYLGRYTIIHNGEIYNYLEVRDALLKKGYQFHSQSDTEVIMAAYDCYRSNCLQYFDGMFAFAIWDEQEQTLFAARDRFGEKPFYYYLDDNQFVFASEMKALWAAGIEKQINEKMFFNYFTLGYTQNPATAEETFYTGINKLPARSFIEYHVPKRRLTRSLYWNIDVDYTEEAITDEQAIRQFNSLFTRSVQRRLRSDVPVGTSLSGGLDSSCVLATIQTTAPRQYNTFSAVFPGFKQDESGWIKKVAAHFTTHNHAVQPNADRVIHDFEKICYHQEEPFQSASIMAQYYVYELARQHGVTVLLDGQGADEILAGYHKYYHWYWQQLFRDNKNTLHHELTHARSLGINEPWGLKNKLAAAMPTYAGWYLRRQRARQQLRLHDLSNSFVDEYGESYYDIAHFDELNNILYYNTFVNGLEELLRYADRNAMAHGIEVRLPFLSHELVQLLFAIPARFKMRDGYTKWLLRKSMEDKLPAGLAWRTDKIGFEPPQQQWMQEARLQEYIHESKRILVKQGMLKAQALDKKIQPQEAHAADNYDWRYLVAGQLLR, from the coding sequence ATGTGTGGTATCGCGGGTATTTTAACTAATCAATCCGGTCTGCTATCTGTACAGCGCCTTGTGAAAATGACGGAGGCCCTGGCTCATCGTGGCCCCGATGGCGATGGGCACTGGATCAACGATAACCATACCACCGGCTTTGGCCATCGCCGCCTGTCTATTATTGACCTGAGCCCTGCAGGGGCGCAGCCCATGCATTACCTGGGCAGGTATACCATCATTCACAATGGCGAGATCTACAATTACCTGGAAGTAAGAGATGCCCTGCTTAAAAAAGGGTATCAGTTTCATAGTCAGTCAGACACCGAAGTAATAATGGCCGCCTACGATTGCTACCGGTCAAACTGCCTGCAATATTTTGATGGGATGTTTGCTTTTGCCATTTGGGACGAACAGGAACAAACCCTGTTTGCTGCCCGGGACCGGTTTGGCGAGAAACCGTTCTATTATTACCTCGACGATAACCAGTTTGTATTTGCCAGTGAAATGAAGGCTCTGTGGGCGGCAGGCATTGAAAAACAGATCAATGAAAAAATGTTTTTCAATTACTTCACCCTGGGATATACGCAAAACCCGGCTACAGCAGAAGAAACCTTTTATACCGGCATCAATAAATTACCCGCCCGGTCATTTATTGAATATCACGTACCGAAGCGACGCCTTACCCGCTCTTTATACTGGAACATAGATGTCGATTATACAGAGGAAGCAATTACCGACGAACAGGCCATCCGGCAATTCAATAGCCTGTTTACCCGGTCGGTGCAAAGAAGGCTGCGCAGCGATGTGCCTGTAGGCACTTCTTTGAGCGGCGGGCTCGACAGCTCCTGCGTACTGGCCACTATTCAAACCACGGCGCCCCGGCAATACAACACTTTTTCGGCCGTCTTCCCCGGGTTCAAACAGGATGAATCGGGCTGGATAAAAAAAGTAGCCGCCCATTTTACCACGCACAACCATGCAGTTCAACCCAATGCCGACCGGGTGATACATGATTTTGAAAAAATATGTTATCACCAGGAAGAACCGTTTCAATCGGCCAGCATCATGGCGCAATACTATGTGTATGAACTGGCCCGCCAACATGGTGTTACCGTGCTGCTCGACGGGCAGGGCGCCGATGAAATTCTGGCCGGCTATCATAAATATTATCACTGGTACTGGCAGCAATTATTCAGGGATAATAAAAACACGCTGCACCACGAATTAACGCATGCCCGCTCATTAGGCATAAACGAGCCCTGGGGCTTAAAAAACAAACTGGCGGCCGCCATGCCCACTTATGCCGGCTGGTATCTGCGCCGCCAACGGGCGCGCCAACAGCTACGCCTGCACGATCTAAGCAATTCTTTTGTGGATGAATATGGCGAATCCTATTACGACATTGCCCATTTTGACGAGTTGAATAACATTCTATACTACAACACCTTTGTAAACGGGCTGGAGGAGTTATTGCGCTATGCCGATAGAAACGCGATGGCCCATGGTATTGAAGTAAGGCTTCCCTTTTTGTCGCATGAGCTGGTGCAATTGTTATTCGCCATCCCGGCCCGCTTTAAAATGCGCGATGGTTATACCAAGTGGTTACTGCGCAAAAGCATGGAAGATAAATTACCGGCCGGGCTTGCCTGGCGAACTGATAAGATAGGGTTTGAACCACCACAGCAACAATGGATGCAGGAAGCACGGTTACAGGAATACATTCACGAATCAAAACGAATACTGGTAAAACAGGGGATGTTGAAAGCACAGGCCCTGGATAAAAAAATTCAGCCGCAAGAGGCTCACGCGGCTGATAATTACGACTGGCGCTATTTGGTGGCCGGTCAGTTACTGCGCTGA